The window GTATTTGATGGATGTCAATGATGATAACAGTTCAGAACGTTCTAATGGGTATGATGATATCGTTGAGACGTGGTGATAATGTGTTGAATTCCATCAACAAAATTGATGGAGTTGTAGATGGAATACGAAACGACACAACAAAAACGAGCGATGCAAACTTTGCATCGCTCGTTTTTCGTCATATTACAAGTGTGCTTGTAAAAATGTTTCAACTTGTTCTTTCGTTTTGGCATCGCGTGAATGTAAATGAGCGATTTTGTCTCCGTCTTTGAAGATTAATAAACTTGGAATCCCCATCACTTCATAATCTTGAGCTGGTTCCATCAGTTCATCGCGATTCACTTCATACCATTCGTAGTCATTATATTGTTCTACAACAGGTCCGATAAAGTTATTTAATACTGTGCAATCTGGGCACCATGTTGCATAGAACTTAATGATGACAGGTTGTTCTGATTGAATGATGTCGTTAAATTGACTTAATTCTTTAATCTCTTTCATTTTGTTTCCCTCCATCATTTAAAATTTTTGATTTTCTGTTGAATAGTTTATAATTAAAATAAAGTTTTGACAAATGAAAGGATTGATAATGATGTTAAAAGTATACGAATTAAAGTCTTGTAGTACATGTAAGAAGGCGATCAAAACATTAGATGATCATGATATCCCTTATGAGCGAATTGACATTCGTGAAAACCCACCGACGATGGATGTATTAACGCATGTCATTGGGTTAGATGATGTTGATCTAGATCAAATGTTGAATAAACGTGGCAATTCATATAAAGAATTAGGCTTGAAAGAGAAGTTAAGCGATATGGCGATGACGGATGTGTTGAAACTGATGGCGAGCGATGGGATGTTAATTAAGCGTCCGTTTGTCTATGATGGTGAGCAAGCATCGTTCGGATTTAAAGAGTCTGAATTTAC of the Abyssicoccus albus genome contains:
- a CDS encoding thioredoxin family protein, which translates into the protein MKEIKELSQFNDIIQSEQPVIIKFYATWCPDCTVLNNFIGPVVEQYNDYEWYEVNRDELMEPAQDYEVMGIPSLLIFKDGDKIAHLHSRDAKTKEQVETFLQAHL
- a CDS encoding Spx/MgsR family RNA polymerase-binding regulatory protein → MLKVYELKSCSTCKKAIKTLDDHDIPYERIDIRENPPTMDVLTHVIGLDDVDLDQMLNKRGNSYKELGLKEKLSDMAMTDVLKLMASDGMLIKRPFVYDGEQASFGFKESEFTNKWLNQ